The nucleotide sequence AGCTTTTCATGTGGGGGAAGTGGTCTTGATTAGAAGAGTGCAAGGCAGCTACCCGCTGCCCGACCAAATGCAGGACTTCCTCGCCTCTTGAAGCGTAGCTACTTCCTTTGCACGCCTCCGTAGCTCCGGCTACACTAGCAGTGCCCGTCTTTTCCTGCAAGCTCCCACCCTACTGCCCCAACCCTCATTTTCAATTTAGTTTTCAACGTGCTTCATTCTGGATTTTCGAGGAGATACTCAGTACTAGTTCTCCACTCCATCCGTCACTCTCCAAGCAAGCAGCAGGCATGAATAGCAACGAAAAAATACAGCCAACCATCTTTGTCATTTTCGGTGGCACCGGCGACTTGAACGCGCGCAAGCTGGCGCCTGCGCTTTATAACCTGTACCTGGAAGGCTGGCTGCCCAAGCAGTTCTCGATTATTGGTACGGGCCGCACCAAGCTGAAAGACGAAGAGTTTCGCGCCAACCTACTCAAGGACATCAACCAGTTTTCGCGCAGCGGCAAAGCCAAGCCCGAGCAATGGGAAGTCTTCTCGCAGAACCTGTTCTATCAGGCGTCTGACTTAAACGATGCCGAAACTTACAAGGAGTTTGGCGTTCGGATTCAGCAGCACGAAGCCGATTGGCACGTGCGGGCCAACGTTATCTACTACCTGGCCGTAGCGCCCAACTTCTTCCCCATCATTGCCGAAAACCTGGCCAAAAGCAAGCTCACCAAGGATGCGGAACGTACCCGCATTGTGATTGAGAAGCCGTTTGGCCACGATTTGGAATCGGCGAAGTCGTTGAACCAGCTGCTGACGCGTATTTTCAACGAGCGGCAGATTTACCGCATCGACCATTACCTGGGCAAGGAAACCGTGCAGAACATCATGGCGTTCCGGTTTGCCAACTCGATTCTGGAGCCCGTCTGGAACCGCAACCACATCGACCACGTGCAGATTTCGGTGACCGAGCAGCTCGGGGCCGGCGAGCGGGCCGGCTACTACGACGGCTCGGGCGCCCTGCGCGACATGATTCAGAACCACCTGCTGCAGCTGCTGTGCATTGTGGCCATGGAGCCGCCCATCAGCTTCAATGCCGAGGAAGTACGCAACCGCAAAGTGGACGTACTGCGGGCGATGCGCCGCTTCTCACCCGAAGATGTGCGCCTCTCCACGGTGCGCGGGCAGTACGGCAGCGGCTGGATTGAGGGCAAGGAAGTGCCCGGCTACCGCGACGAGCTAGGCTCGGAATCCAACACCGAAACCTTTGCTGCCGTGAAGTTTTTCGTGGACAACTGGCGTTGGGAAGGCGTACCGTTCTACTTGCGCACCGGCAAGCGCATGCACCAGTCGGCGTCCGTTATTACCATCCAGTTCAAGGACGTACCGCACTTTATGTTTCCGGCTTCTGCGGCCGACAACATCAGCCACAACCGCCTCATCATCAGCATTCAGCCTGAAATGAGCATCCGGCTGCAAGTGCAAGCCAAGCGCCCCGGCCTAGACATGGTGCTGAACACCGTAGACATGGTGTTTGACTACAAAGGCACGTACACCAACCAAGCGCCGGAAGCCTACGAAACCTTGCTGCTCGACACCATGCTCGGCGACCAGACCCTGTTCATGCGCGGCGACCAAGTGGAGGAAGCCTGGGACTTGATTATGCCTATTCTGAACACCTGGCAGAACCGCAAAAGCCTCAACTTTCCCAACTACTCGGCCGATTCGTGGGGCCCGGAAACTGCCGAAGCCCTCATCGCGCGCGAAGGGTTTCACTGGTTCACGCTTCCCGTCAATCACAAGAAAAAACCAGCCTAATGAAGCTTCATATTTCTCCGGTCACGTCGGTGGTGCTCCGCAGCTTAGCGGAGTACTTTGTGGTCACGGCCACGCAAGCCATTAGCACCCACGGGCGTTTTACGGTGGCGCTTTCAGGGGGCAGTTCGCCCAAGAAACTGTACGAGTTGCTGGCTTCCGCTGACTTCAAAGACCAACTGGATTGGCAGAAAGTGTATTTCTTTTTCGGGGACGAGCGCAACGTACCGCACACCTCCCCGGATAGCAACTACCTGATGGCCAAAACCGCTCTGTTTGATCCGCTGCACATCAACCCCGCCCAGGTTTTTGCGGTTGATACCAGCTTGCCCCCAACCGAAGCCGCCGCGCACTACACGACGGCTGTTAACCAGCACTTCGGCAACGAGCAGGCCCGCTTCGATTTGATTCTGCTGGGGCTCGGCGACAACTCACACACGGCTTCGCTGTTTCCATACACCACGGTGTTGGGCGCCAAGACCGCCGACGTGCAGGCAGTGTATGTGGAAGAGCTGAAGGCAGACCGGATTACGCTCACGGCGCCGTTGATCAACCAGGCTCGCGCTATTGCGTTCCTGGTTTTCGGAGAAGACAAAGCCTTGGCCGTACGCCACATTCTGGAAGACCCTGAAAATATCGAGAACTTCCCGGCCCAGCTCGTTTCGCCTACCGATGGCGAACTGCATTGGTTTCTGGATGCCGCTGCTGCTTCCCGGCTAACGCAACAGGCATAGGTAGCTACTCGTTAGCAAGCAAAAAGGACCGTCAGGCTACGCTGACGGTCCTTTTTGCTTGTATGTAAAATCATTAGGGCAGTGCTGCAAAACTGTCGGCTGCTTGTGGCGCAGCATCGGGCCGTAGCACCTGCACTTGCCCGTGTTGGACCACCAGAGCGGCGCGGGCCAGCCCCAGAAACAGGCCGTGCTCCACAATACCGGGTATTGTTTTAAGCTGCCTGGCGAGCTGCTCCACCTCGTTTAGCGCACCGAAATGACAGTCAACCAACAGATTTCCTTGGTCGGACTGCGCGTGTTTGTCTGGGTCCTGTTGGCTCATGCGCACCACCGGATTTCCGCCCAGGGCAGCCACGGCATCCAGCACCCACGGCAAGGCAAACGAAACAACTTCCAGCGGCAGTGGAAACTTCCCGAGTTGCGCTACCGCTTTCGAAGAATCGGCAATGACGAGCAGGTAATCGGAAGCGGTGGCAATAATCTTTTCCCGCAGCAGCGCCCCTCCCCCACCTTTTATCAGGTGCAAGTGCGGGTCCACTTCATCGGCACCGTCCACCGTCAGGTTGAAGCGCAGGCCGCGGCGTGGCTCTATGAGCGGGATGCCGAGTTGCCGGGCCAGGTTTTCGCTGGCCAGTGAGGTGGCCGTGGCCTGCACGCGTAGCTCGCCGGCTTGCACCTTTGCCCCGAGCTGTCGAATGAAATGCGCGGCAGTGCTGCCAGTGCCCAAGCCAACCAACATCCCGTCTTGCACCCACCGCAACGCCGCCCGGGCCGCGTCCTGCTTTTCCTGATCTAAGTGGCTTTTGTCTTGTATAGGTGTCATGGAGGAAAGCTTGAAAAGCAGGTGAAACAAAGTGCCAACTCGCAGGCTGAACGGCGTCTGAGCAAGTGGGTATCAGATGTTGTACGCGCCGTTTGACCAGCACCTCATACGGCGGCACCTAGTTACAGCAGTACGAGGTTGAGGCCTAATCAGAAGATAAAATTTATTACCTCCTCAGTAATTGGTAATCATTCGATAACTAGTAGCACTATAGGGCCAGAGTACTTTTGCCACAAACCTACGCTAGGAGTTTATGAGCAGGGAACAGGACGAAAAGACGTTGCTAGAGGCGGTAGCAGCGGGCAGCAGAGAAGCTTTTACGTGTTTGTACAGCACCCATCTGAGCGGCCTGTTTCGTTACGCTCGTTTGTTTGTTGCCTCACCCGCAGAGGCCGAAGAACTGATTCAGGAGGTTTTTGTGCGGATTTGGGAGCGACGCGCTACGCTCACACACATTTCCTCTTTCAAAGCCTACGCCTACCAAACCACCAAGCATCTGGTAATTGATTGCTGGCGCGAAAAGAAGCAGCAGGCCATCCAGCAACAACGCTTCCTGCGCGAAGCCGCTGCCCCCTCGCTAGCCGACGAGGAGCTGATTTATCACCAAGGATACCAACTAGCACAGCAGGCTATTGCGCAACTGCCCCCGAAAAGAAAGCAGATCTTTTTGCTGCGCACCCAAGACGAACTTTCGTTGGACGACATTGCCCAGGAGCTAGCTATTTCCAAACCGGTGGTGAAAAAGCAATTCTACGCCGCTACAGCGTTTGTCAAGGCTTATTTAAAGCGGCACGCCGACTGGTCGTTCGGCGCTTTCTGCTTGCTGGCTTTAGTGAAACTGACAGTTAAATCCGCTCAGTAGCGCATTCTATTTCACTGATTGCTACGCCTTAAAAATTAAATTTTCTCGACGAGGGGTTCTTTTTGGCAGCTAGTCCGTCTTGCCAGTGAAATCCTCGCCATGACTCCCCAGCAGCGTCGCCTCTTCCTGGAAAAATACGCAACCGGCCAGCACTCCCCAGCCGAGCAGGAGGCGTTTCAGCGCTGGCTCGCGCAGGCTTCTGGCGAGGAACTAGAGCAGGCCCTAACCCAGTATGAGCGCCTGCACCTTCCCGGCACGGAGCCAGCAGCGCCCGAGTTACTAGCCGGCATCGAGGCTCGGCTGGACCGTCTCTTGCAGCCTGCTGCTTCCGCGCCGGCAGTCCGGCAGTTGTGGCCGCGCTTGTTCTGGGTGGCGGCGGCCGTCATTGGGCTGCTGTTGCTGATTGGCGGGCGCTACTTCCTGCCTACTCCGAGCCCTGCCAACACCACCCTAGCCTACCTGCACAAGCGCGTGCCCGCTGGCCGCACCGACTCGCTGATGCTGCCCGATGGCAGTGAGGTGGTACTCAACGCGGGGAGCACCCTCTCCTATCCGGCGCAGTTTACACCCACTCGTCGCGACGTGTACTTGACGGGTGAGGGATACTTCCGAGTTACTAAAAATGCGGCCCGCCCATTCGTGGTACACAGTGGCAAGCTACAAACCGAAGTGGTGGGCACCAGCTTCAACGTGTACGCCTACCCTACTGCCACCAGGCAGGAAGTAACCGTGCTGACGGGAGCAGTGCGGGTACGGGACACCGCCAGCCAGCAGCACGTGGGGTTGCGCCCGGCCCAACGGGCGGTGTTTGAGCTTGCTACCAGCGAGTTGCGTGCCATGCCCGCTACCAACCCAGGAGTTAGTTTGGCGTGGCGGCGCGGGCAACTGCGGTTTGAAGACGCGCCGCTTGATGAAGTGCTCGATAAGCTCTCCGTCCGCTACGGGGTGGCCATCCGGACCCGCGCCCCGCGCCTCAACAAGTGCCGCCTCACGGTGCGCTTCGAGGGCGAAACCCTGCCTGAAGTCCTACAAATCGTGGCGGCCCTCACCCACAGCCGCTACCATACCGACTCTCCCCACCTGATTTGGCTGGAAGGCCAGGGCTGCTCTGGTTAAGCCACTGCCGTTTGCACTTTCATTTTTTGAAAACCTGGGTATCCTCGCTCGCCGCGGATTTGCGCACTCTTTGATTTACATCAGGCACCCAACTGGTCCGCTCCTTTTGGAGGGGGTGCTGGCTTGCTGCTAGTTGTTCATATATCTCGCCAACCCTTTCATTTTCATTCCATGCCCAACAAGTATTCTCCTCTGGCCCAGATGCTGCGGAGCCTGCGTCGGCCAGTGCCCGGCTTGCTGCTGACTACTATGCTGACCGCCGCCTGGATTTCGCCGGACCTGGCGCAGGAAGCCTTGCAGAAGCGTATCAGCTGCGAGCTGCAAAACCAGACGCTGCGGCAGGTGCTGCACACCATCAGCGAGCAGGCAGCCGTGCCCATTGCCTTCACCAGCGACCTGCCCTTGCTCGACGAGAAAACCAGCGTGCAAGCCAGCCGCGAGTCGGTTTCCAAGGTGCTGGGCCGGTTGCTTGGTCCGCTGGGCCTAAGCTACCGGGTAGTGGCCGGGCAGATTATTGTAGAGAAACCCGCCACCGCGCCTGCTCTTGGCAAGCCAACGGGCCAGGTGGTGCTGGACGTGCAGGGCGTGGTGCGTGATGCCACCACGGGGGAACCCTTGCCGGGGGCCCGGGTGCAGATCAAAAACTCCACAGTGGGCGCAACCACCAATGAGACTGGTGCCTTCACGCTGCAAGTACCCGACGAAGATGCCATTCTGGTGGTCAACTTCATTGGCTACAACCCGCAGGAGATTCGGGTGGGAACCCAACGCACCATCACTATTGCGCTGAAAACCAACGTTACGGCCCTCAACCAAGTGGTGGTGGTGGGCTATACCACCCAGGAGGCCAAGGACGTAACCGGGGCGGTCGGCATTTTGCCGCTGGAACGGGTGCGCAACTTCCCGGTGGCTAGCGTGGATAAGCTGCTGCAAGGCCAAGTGGCCGGCGTGCAAGTCAGCAACGACGGCGCGCCCGGTGGCAACAGCGTGGTGCGGGTGCGCGGCCTGGGCACGCTCGGCGACAACGACCCGCTCTATATTATTGACGGGGTGCCCACCAAAGCAGGGTTGAGCCAGCTCAACCCCAACGACGTGGAGTCGATGCAGGTGCTGAAAGACGCTTCCTCGACGGCTATCTACGGGGCGCGGGCGTCCAACGGGGTGGTAGTCATTACCACCAAGCAGGGTAAGGCCGGCAAGACGCAGCTGAGCTTCGACTCGTACTACGGGGTGCAGTCAGTGTACAACCTGCCCAGCATGGTATCGCCGACAGAACTGGCCCAAATCGAGTTCGACGCCCAGCGCAACAGCGGCCAAACGCCGAGCCACCCGCAATACGGCAACGGCGCACAGCCGGTGCTACCGGAGTTTTTGCAGCGTAACCCCGATGTGCGAGCCAACCAAGGCGGCACCAACTGGTTTAAAACCATCTTCCGCACGGCACCCATTCAGAACTACTCACTAGGACTGTCGGGCGGCAACGAAAGTGGTCGGCACGCCATCAACCTGTCGTACTTCAACCAAGACGGCATTCTGGACCACACGGGCTTCAAGCGGGCTTCGTTGCGGGCCAACACCGAGTACACGGTGCTGGGCAAGCTGAAAGTCGGCGAAAACTTCACGGCCAGCTACGGCCGCTCCACCCAAGCCTCGTCCAATGCCGTGAACGGCGGGGTGGTGTTTGATGCTTTCCGGCTGCCTTCCATCGTGCCTGTCCGCGACGAGCTAGGCAACTTCGCTGGTCCAGCGGCCGGCCTTGGCGACGCCGGCAACCCCCTGCGGGCCCTCTACAACGCCCGCGACAACGCCACCAAAAACCTGCGGGCCCTCGGCAACGCCTACGCCGAACTGGAACTAGCTGACAACCTGTTTGTGCGGTCTTCTATCGGCATCGACTACCTGACCAGCAACTTCCGTGGGTTCACGCCGAGCTACGTGGAAGGCATTGCCAACAACCCCATTGCCAGCCTCAACAACACCAACGCCTACACCACCAACTGGACCTGGACCAACACGGCCCGCTACAGCCGCACCTTCGGGGAGCACACCCTGGCCGCAGTGGTGGGCACCGAGGCCATCGAAAACAACGAGGAAGGCTTCAATGCCTACCGCGAAAACTTTCTGATCAGCGACCCGGATTTCCGCTACCTCGACGCCGGCCAGGGCCTGCAAACCAACGGCGGTACCGGCTCGGCTTGGTCGTTGTTCTCGCAGTTCGGCCGCCTCGACTACAACTTCGGCGGCAAGTATCTGGCGTCGGCGTCGGTGCGGCGCGACGGGTCCAGCCGCTTCCCCAGCAACAACCGCTACGCCGTGTTCCCGGCTTTCTCGGCGGGCTGGCGCGTGTCGGAAGAAACGTTTATGAAGCAGGTGGATTGGCTGAGCAACCTGAAAGTGCGCGGCTCCTGGGGGCAAAGCGGCAACCAGGAAATCGGTAACTACCCGGCCTTCGACATCTATGGCATCAGCCCCTCGAACACCAACTATCCGCTGACTGGCAGCAACGGCACCGTCCAAACCGGCTACACGGCCCGCGCCATCGGCAACCGCAACCTGAAGTGGGAAACCACCACCCAAACCGATATCGGCCTCGACTTCGGCGTGCTGGGCAACCAGTTGAACTTCAGCGTTGATTGGTTCGACAAAGTAACCAAGGACGTACTGGTGCGCGTGCCGCGCCCGGCCCTGGCCGGGGAAGTGCTGGTGCCCTACGAAAACGCCGGCCGCATCCGCAACCGCGGCTTGGAGTTCCAAGCCACCTACCAGAGCGACGCCACCAAGGATTTCCAGTGGGGCGTGTCGGCCAACGGGTCGGCAGTACGCAACAAGGTGCTGTCGTTGGGCGAGGGCAACCTCTCGATTCCGGGTTACGTGAGCAACAATCTCACGCGCGGCCAGTCGCTTTCGCGCACCGAAGTAGGCAAGCCGGTGGCGTATTTCTACGGCTACGTGGTGGATGGCATCTTCCAGAACCAGGCCGAAGTGGACGCCGCCCCCATCCAAAACGGCAAGGCCGTTGGGCGCTGGCGCTATCAGGATTTGAACGGCGACGGCACGGTGAACGCGCAGGACCAAAAGCAGATCGGCAAGCCTTCGCCGGATTTCACGTACGGGCTGAACCTGAATGCCTCCTACAAAGGCTTCGACCTCAGTGCTTTCATCCAGGGCGTGCAAGGCATTGACATCTACAACTTCAGTAAGTATCACACCGATTTCGCCTTCGACCCTTTCAACAAGAATACCCGCATCCTCGACTCCTGGACGCCGCAGAACATGGGCGCCACGCTGCCGCAGCTCAGCAAAACCAACGTCAACGACGAGCTGCGGCCCTCCACCTACTTCGTGGAAAACGGCTCGTACGCTCGCCTAAAAAACCTGCAGATCGGCTACACCTTGCCGGCTACCCTCACCAGCGCCATCAAGGCCAGCAGCTTGCGCGTGTATGTGCAGGCCCAGAACCTGTTCACCGTCACCGATTACACCGGCATGGACCCGGAAGTGAACCTGCAAAACTACAACGCCGCCGACCGCAACCTCGACCAGAACGTGGACCGTGGCTACTATCCGCAGCCCCGCGCGGTGTTGTTCGGCGTCAACGCTCGGTTTTAACCTGCCTTACTCTTTCAACTCATGAAAAATAAGATTCTCGTACTGGCGCTGGCCGCCACGCTGGCCGGTTGCGACAAAGACTTTCTCGATCAGGAGCCCAAAGCCAGCCTTTCCTCCACCGACCTCAACAACCTGGCCGCGGTGGAAGCCCTGATAACGGCAGCGTACGCGCCCCTGGGTGGACAAATCGACGACGCCAACAACGCCTTCAACTCGCCGGGCACCAACTGGACCTTCGGCGACGTGGTATCCGACGATGCCTACAAGGGCGGTGGCGGCGTGGGCGACCAGAACGGCATGCACCTGATGGAAATCTTCCTAACCAACGCCAACATCATTGATGTGGACCGCAAGTGGCGCGCCGGCTACGAGGGCGTTGCCCGCGCCAACCGCGCCATTCAGGCCGTCAACAACTTTGCGGGCATGAGCGCCGAGCAGAAAACCATCCGGCTGGGCGAACTGCACTTGCTGCGCGGGCACTACTATTTCGACCTCAAGAAGGTGTATAACCGCATTCCGTGGGTGGACGAGACGCCGCGCACCATCACCGAGTACGACATTCCGAACAACCTATCGGATGCCGAGCTGTGGAAAAACATCGAGAATGATTTCCTGCTTGCGGAAACCAGCTTGCCCGCCAAGCAGGCAGATTTGGGCCGCCTAACCAAGGGCGCCGCCACGGCCTACTTGGCCAAGCTCTACCTCTACACCAAGGACTACCCCAAGGTAATTACCAAGGTGGACGCGCTGCTGGCCACCGGCCTCTACCGCCTCAACGATAACTACCACGACAACTTCGACCCCAGCAAAGAGCACGGCCCAGAAAGCCTGTTCACCATCGAGCGGTCCATCCGCGACGGTACGCCCAGCAACTACCGCGGCAGCCTCGATGAGCGCCTCTTGAACCCTGGCGGGCCGTTTTACCCGGTATACGGCTTTGACGCGCCCAGTCAAGACCTAGTGAATGCCTTTAAAACCACGGCCGCCGGCCTACCCCAAACCGACAAGTCCGACGTGGGCACCAACGACTCCGTGGACCCGCGCCTCGACCACGCGGTGGCCCGGCCGGGCATCCAGTTTCTGGACTTGGCTCCCTACGCCGCCTCTTGGGTGCGCGATGCTGGTACCTACGGGCAGTTTTCGTTTAAGAAGCGTATGGTTAGCTCCCGCTCCACGTTCTACCTCAACCAGTTCCCGTGGGTTAGCGCGCTGAACTACGACATTATCCGGTTGGCCGATGTGCTGTTGTTTAAGGCTGAAGCGCTGGCGGAAACCGACAACCTGGAAGGCGCCCGCACCATCGTCAACCAAATCCGCCGCCGCGCCACCAACGACCAAGTGCGCAACGCCGATGGTACCCCCGCCGCGCGCTACAACGTGGCCCCGTACACCGCCGTCTGGACCGACCCCGAGGTGGCCCGCCAAGCGGTGCGCACCGAGCGCCGCCTGGAAATGGCCTTGGAAGGTCACCGCTTCTTTGACTTGGTGCGCTGGGGTGTTGCCGACCAAGTGATGAACGAGCACTTCGCCCGCGAGAAAAGCCGCCGCACCTACCTTTCCACGGCCCGCTTCGTGAAAGGCACCCACGAGTACTGGCCAATTCCGCAAACCCAGCTTAATCTCAGCAAAGGGCTACTAACGCAGAACGCCGGCTACTAAGGCCACCCGCCGCGCCGGGGCAGCTCAGGCTACCTACGGCGCGGCTTTTTTGGGCTCCAAACCAAGCATACATGCTAGATGATAACGTGAAACGCGCCACTGCCCACCGCTTTCCGGCGGGGCTGTGGCGCGCTTTTTTTGCCCTGCTGGCTTGCTTCAGCGGGTTGGCTTTCACTGGTTTCGGCCAGTCGCCATTTCCTCGGCCAGCGGCCGCCTACGCTGATTCCGCCCTGCTAGCTCAGGCGTTTCCGTTGCTCTCAGTCTTCGAGGAAAGTCCGGCGCTGCAACGGGCGCTCCAAAACGATAAGGCGTTGCAGACCGTTGCCCGTCGCCAGGCTGCGCGCTCCTACCAGGCCCTTAGCGAAGGCACGCCGGATGCACAACGCTACGCAGATTCGGTGGTGTGGAAGCCTCAGGAAATTCGCCTTATCCAGCAAGCCTTGGTTCACACCTACGCAAATAGCCCGGAATTTCGGGCGCTGCTGGCGCCCACTATAGGTCCAGCTGGCCGCTATCCGCTCTACCTGAACCGGCCGGACACCGCCGTGCTGCGGCTGGCCTGGCAAGATGCCGCACGGGGTTTGAACCGGATTCTACGGGTGTACTTGGCTAACCAGAAGCCGCGCTATCCGGCCATCGACTCCAGCAGTTTTCCGCGGCACGATGCCACATTAGCCCAAAAAGTGCGCACTGCATTACTGCCAGTCAGCAAAAAACAACGCCAGCGCCCAACCGCCTATTACGCCTTGCCACTGCAAGCAGCCCGGCTGGCCTTGCGCCTCAACGACCGGGACGAAGCCATTCGCTACGAACCTCTAAGCGCGGGCCTGAACCAGGCTCCGCGTGCCGCAGTACGCCATACCACTTGGGCGCGCTACCCCTACAGCGTGCTGCTAGTGCCCGGCCTAGGACCGGAAAAGCCCGGCGTTGCGCTCGATACATTGGGCGCTTTCCGTTGCCGGCTGGCGGCGGCGCGCTACCGGCAAGGCTTGGCGCCTTTCATTGTGGTATCGGGTGGGCATGTGCACCCCAACAAGACGCCTTATTGCGAGGCCGTGGAAATGAAGAAGTACCTGGTGCAAACCCAGGGCCTGCCTGATTCGGTGGTGTTCATTGAACCTTATGCCCGCCACACCACTACCAACCTGCGCAACACCGCCCGGATGCTCTATGCCTTTGGCATCCCCACCGACCGGCCCGTACTTGTCGTGACCGACGTTTCGCAAAGCCGCTACATCCTGGGAATGGAAGAGCGCTGCCGCCGCGAGCTTGGCTACGTGCCGTACCGCGGCTTGCAGAAGGTATCCTCGGAAGAAAACGCCTTTTTCCCCGTACCGGCAGCCCGGCAGCCCGACCCTTACGATCCGCTCGATCCATAACGTGTAGTAAACAACATGAAATATTTCTGGTGGATAATACTGAGTGTGCTGCCCCTGCTTGGCCGAGCGCAAACGGCCGCGCCGGTCGAGCAAGTCAACGTGTTTCTGGGTTCGTCCGGCGACCATGGCCAACTCTCGCCCGCGGCTTCGTACCCGTTCAGCATGGTTAGCCTGGGGCCCCAGACCTACCCCAACACTCACACCGGCTACGAGCATTTGGCCCGCAAATTCCTAGGCTTCACCCACAACCGGTTCGAGGGCGTGGGCTGCATGGGCAGCGGCGGCAACTTGCTGGTGAAGCCCTTCATGGGCCGGCAACCCCAGCAAACCGAGCTGCTCAAAGCCGCGGAGCAAGCCGAGCCAGGCTACTACAGCGTCTCGTTCACCAATGGTCAAAAAGCGGAGCTGACGGTAGCCCAAAAGTTTGGCGTGCACCACTATTCGTTTCCAGCCGGCGACCCTGGGCTGTATTTTGATCTGAGCCACTCCTTCGTAAAGCGCTTCAAGCAGGAGCAGCACACCACCGAGGGCACGGTGCTTAGCGGCTGGATTGAAGCCGCTACCACCTGCGACGCGGGCCTGTACCGCCTGTTCTATTACCTAGAAATCAACCGCCCGGTGCAGTGGGAAACCACGGGCGCGCACCAACTGATTGCCCGCCTGTCCTCCTCGGGCAGTCCTGCCGAGGTAGAAGTGCGGGTAGCCTTTTCCTCGGTCAGTGTGGCGTATGCGAAGGCCGGGCTGCGCCGAGAATCTTTCGTGGCGCTCCGGCAGCAAAGCAGCCAGGCTTGGAACGCGCTGCTAAACCGGGTGCAGGTGCAGGGCGAACCAGCGCGCACCAAACTGTTCTATTCTATGCTGTACCGCACGTTGCAGTCACCCTACGTGGTGTCGGAGCCTGATGGCAGCTATCAGGCCATTGATGGCTCACGGCAAATGTCGCGCATGCCCATCTACAACGGCTGGGCCGTCTGGGACAACTACCATACCCAGTTGCCCTTGTTGTCGTTGGTGTACCCCACCGAGTTTCAGAACATAGCTGCTTCGCTGGCCAACCTCTACCGCTTCGGCAAAAAAGACTTTGCTACCAAGCACGAGCCGTCGCCTACCGTGCGCACCGAACACGCTATTGTAGTGTTGCTCGATGCCTACCGCAAAGGCTACAAAGTGGATTTGCGCGGCATCCGCGACTCGTTGATCAGTGAAGTGAACCGCCTCGATTATTCGCACCCCGATAAGGCTCTGGAATCATCTTATGATGCGTGGGCGCTAGCCGGGATTCTAGCCGAACTCAAAGACGACAAGCTAAGCGCGCAGTACCGGCAGAAAGCTCTCGGCTACCGTAACTATTGGCGCAAAGATTTCGCGGATATAACTCAGCCCGATGTCGATAAGCTGCCGGCGCGGGGCATGTACCAGGGCACCGTCTGGCAGTATCGCTGGGCCGTGCCGTTCGACGTAAAAGGCTTGATAACGCTAATGGGCGGCGAAGCGGCCTACCGCCAGCAACTCGACAATTTCTTCGCCGGCGACTTCTACAACCACGCCAACGAAACCGACTTGCAGGCCCCGGCGCTCTACAACGCCTCGCAGCAGCCCTGGAAATCCCAGGCCCTCTTGCACCAACTGGCCGTGGACACCGTGGTGCAGCACTATTTCAACGACAATAGCCGCGGCATTGACCCCTACATTGGCCGCATCTACCAAAACCAGCCCCAGGCCTACCTGCGCACCATGGACGACGATGCCGGCGCCATGTCGGCGTGGTACGTGCTGACGGCGTGCGGCCTCATGCCCGCCTGCGTGGGTGAGCCAGTGTACTACCTGTCGTTGCCGTTGTTTGAAAAGCTAACGCTTCAGGTAGCTCCCAAGAAAACCTTAGCTATTC is from Hymenobacter tibetensis and encodes:
- a CDS encoding SusC/RagA family TonB-linked outer membrane protein, which encodes MPNKYSPLAQMLRSLRRPVPGLLLTTMLTAAWISPDLAQEALQKRISCELQNQTLRQVLHTISEQAAVPIAFTSDLPLLDEKTSVQASRESVSKVLGRLLGPLGLSYRVVAGQIIVEKPATAPALGKPTGQVVLDVQGVVRDATTGEPLPGARVQIKNSTVGATTNETGAFTLQVPDEDAILVVNFIGYNPQEIRVGTQRTITIALKTNVTALNQVVVVGYTTQEAKDVTGAVGILPLERVRNFPVASVDKLLQGQVAGVQVSNDGAPGGNSVVRVRGLGTLGDNDPLYIIDGVPTKAGLSQLNPNDVESMQVLKDASSTAIYGARASNGVVVITTKQGKAGKTQLSFDSYYGVQSVYNLPSMVSPTELAQIEFDAQRNSGQTPSHPQYGNGAQPVLPEFLQRNPDVRANQGGTNWFKTIFRTAPIQNYSLGLSGGNESGRHAINLSYFNQDGILDHTGFKRASLRANTEYTVLGKLKVGENFTASYGRSTQASSNAVNGGVVFDAFRLPSIVPVRDELGNFAGPAAGLGDAGNPLRALYNARDNATKNLRALGNAYAELELADNLFVRSSIGIDYLTSNFRGFTPSYVEGIANNPIASLNNTNAYTTNWTWTNTARYSRTFGEHTLAAVVGTEAIENNEEGFNAYRENFLISDPDFRYLDAGQGLQTNGGTGSAWSLFSQFGRLDYNFGGKYLASASVRRDGSSRFPSNNRYAVFPAFSAGWRVSEETFMKQVDWLSNLKVRGSWGQSGNQEIGNYPAFDIYGISPSNTNYPLTGSNGTVQTGYTARAIGNRNLKWETTTQTDIGLDFGVLGNQLNFSVDWFDKVTKDVLVRVPRPALAGEVLVPYENAGRIRNRGLEFQATYQSDATKDFQWGVSANGSAVRNKVLSLGEGNLSIPGYVSNNLTRGQSLSRTEVGKPVAYFYGYVVDGIFQNQAEVDAAPIQNGKAVGRWRYQDLNGDGTVNAQDQKQIGKPSPDFTYGLNLNASYKGFDLSAFIQGVQGIDIYNFSKYHTDFAFDPFNKNTRILDSWTPQNMGATLPQLSKTNVNDELRPSTYFVENGSYARLKNLQIGYTLPATLTSAIKASSLRVYVQAQNLFTVTDYTGMDPEVNLQNYNAADRNLDQNVDRGYYPQPRAVLFGVNARF
- a CDS encoding YdcF family protein, coding for MLDDNVKRATAHRFPAGLWRAFFALLACFSGLAFTGFGQSPFPRPAAAYADSALLAQAFPLLSVFEESPALQRALQNDKALQTVARRQAARSYQALSEGTPDAQRYADSVVWKPQEIRLIQQALVHTYANSPEFRALLAPTIGPAGRYPLYLNRPDTAVLRLAWQDAARGLNRILRVYLANQKPRYPAIDSSSFPRHDATLAQKVRTALLPVSKKQRQRPTAYYALPLQAARLALRLNDRDEAIRYEPLSAGLNQAPRAAVRHTTWARYPYSVLLVPGLGPEKPGVALDTLGAFRCRLAAARYRQGLAPFIVVSGGHVHPNKTPYCEAVEMKKYLVQTQGLPDSVVFIEPYARHTTTNLRNTARMLYAFGIPTDRPVLVVTDVSQSRYILGMEERCRRELGYVPYRGLQKVSSEENAFFPVPAARQPDPYDPLDP
- a CDS encoding RagB/SusD family nutrient uptake outer membrane protein, with product MKNKILVLALAATLAGCDKDFLDQEPKASLSSTDLNNLAAVEALITAAYAPLGGQIDDANNAFNSPGTNWTFGDVVSDDAYKGGGGVGDQNGMHLMEIFLTNANIIDVDRKWRAGYEGVARANRAIQAVNNFAGMSAEQKTIRLGELHLLRGHYYFDLKKVYNRIPWVDETPRTITEYDIPNNLSDAELWKNIENDFLLAETSLPAKQADLGRLTKGAATAYLAKLYLYTKDYPKVITKVDALLATGLYRLNDNYHDNFDPSKEHGPESLFTIERSIRDGTPSNYRGSLDERLLNPGGPFYPVYGFDAPSQDLVNAFKTTAAGLPQTDKSDVGTNDSVDPRLDHAVARPGIQFLDLAPYAASWVRDAGTYGQFSFKKRMVSSRSTFYLNQFPWVSALNYDIIRLADVLLFKAEALAETDNLEGARTIVNQIRRRATNDQVRNADGTPAARYNVAPYTAVWTDPEVARQAVRTERRLEMALEGHRFFDLVRWGVADQVMNEHFAREKSRRTYLSTARFVKGTHEYWPIPQTQLNLSKGLLTQNAGY